Proteins from a genomic interval of Gordonia sp. SL306:
- a CDS encoding F0F1 ATP synthase subunit gamma — protein MASIRELRSRIRSVNSTRKITKAQELIATSRITKAQARVAAAKPYAHEMTEVLSELASNAGSLDHPLLVERENPRRAGILVVTSDRGMCGGYNSNVLRATRELISLVRDEGKEPVLFVMGQKGVGYFTFRGTEVTDSWTGFSQAPDYSDASIATNFLVQLFEAGSGEQVERPDGEGTLEGIDELHLVYTRFVSMLTQTPEVRRVAPLVVSEEDDEMEAEIHKSSRNYSFEPAPEALLEALLPKYVATRVYAALLDSAASESAARRTAMKAATDNADELATSLSREANQLRQAQITQEISEIVGGSSALAT, from the coding sequence GTGGCCAGCATTCGTGAGCTGCGCTCACGCATCCGGTCGGTCAACTCGACCAGGAAGATCACGAAGGCGCAGGAGCTGATCGCGACCTCGCGCATCACCAAGGCCCAGGCTCGTGTCGCGGCGGCCAAGCCGTACGCGCATGAGATGACCGAGGTGTTGTCGGAGCTGGCGAGCAATGCCGGCTCGCTGGATCACCCACTGCTGGTCGAGCGCGAGAACCCCCGGCGCGCCGGGATCCTGGTGGTCACGAGCGACCGCGGGATGTGCGGCGGCTACAACTCCAACGTCCTGCGGGCGACTCGCGAGCTCATCTCGCTGGTGCGCGACGAGGGCAAGGAGCCGGTGCTGTTCGTCATGGGGCAGAAGGGGGTCGGCTACTTCACCTTCCGCGGTACCGAGGTGACCGATTCGTGGACGGGGTTCTCGCAGGCCCCGGATTACAGCGATGCGAGCATCGCGACCAACTTCCTGGTCCAGTTGTTCGAGGCCGGTTCCGGAGAACAGGTCGAGCGTCCCGACGGTGAGGGGACGCTGGAGGGCATCGATGAGTTGCATCTCGTGTACACGAGGTTCGTCTCCATGCTGACCCAGACTCCCGAGGTGCGCCGCGTGGCCCCGCTCGTCGTGTCCGAAGAGGACGACGAGATGGAAGCCGAGATCCACAAGTCGTCGCGCAATTACTCGTTCGAACCGGCGCCCGAGGCGTTGCTCGAAGCCTTGCTGCCGAAGTACGTCGCCACCCGCGTGTACGCGGCGCTGCTGGATTCCGCCGCATCGGAGTCGGCGGCACGTCGGACCGCGATGAAGGCGGCCACCGACAACGCCGACGAACTGGCGACCTCGCTCTCCCGCGAGGCCAACCAGCTCCGGCAGGCGCAGATCACGCAGGAGATCAGCGAGATCGTCGGCGGCTCCAGCGCCCTGGCCACCTGA
- the atpD gene encoding F0F1 ATP synthase subunit beta yields MTAAVSTPSDASTGSAEGRVVRIIGPVVDVEFPRGSIPELFNALHAEIALEAVAKTLTLEVAQHLGDNLVRTISMQPTDGLVRGATVSDTGKSIVVPVGDDVKGHVFNALGDCLDTPGLGRDGEQWSIHRKPPPFDELEGKTEILETGIKVIDLLTPYVKGGKIGLFGGAGVGKTVLIQEMITRIAREFSGTSVFAGVGERTREGTDLHLEMEEMGVLQDTALVFGQMDEPPGTRMRVALSALTMAEYFRDVKQQDVLLFIDNIFRFTQAGSEVSTLLGRMPSAVGYQPTLADEMGELQERITSTKGRSITSLQAIYVPADDYTDPAPATTFAHLDATTELSRPISQLGIYPAVDPLTSTSRILEASIVGDEHFRVANEVKRILQKYKELQDIIAILGMDELSEEDKVTVQRARRIQKFLGQNFLVAEKFTGQKGSVVPLADTIEAFDRVAKGEFDHLPEQAFNSCGGLDDVEAAAAKIAGK; encoded by the coding sequence ATGACTGCAGCAGTATCCACACCCTCGGATGCCTCGACGGGTTCGGCCGAAGGCCGGGTCGTCCGCATCATCGGCCCCGTCGTCGACGTCGAGTTCCCCCGGGGCTCGATCCCAGAATTGTTCAACGCGCTGCACGCCGAGATCGCCCTCGAAGCTGTGGCCAAGACCCTGACGCTCGAGGTCGCGCAGCATCTCGGCGACAACCTGGTGCGCACGATCTCCATGCAGCCGACCGACGGCCTGGTGCGTGGTGCAACCGTGTCGGACACCGGCAAGTCCATCGTGGTGCCGGTCGGCGACGACGTGAAGGGTCACGTCTTCAACGCGCTCGGTGACTGCCTCGACACTCCGGGACTCGGCCGTGACGGCGAGCAGTGGAGCATCCACCGCAAGCCGCCGCCTTTCGACGAGCTCGAGGGCAAGACCGAGATCCTCGAGACCGGCATCAAGGTCATCGACCTGCTGACCCCGTATGTCAAGGGCGGCAAGATCGGTCTGTTCGGTGGTGCTGGTGTCGGCAAAACCGTTCTGATCCAGGAGATGATCACCCGTATCGCTCGCGAGTTCTCCGGCACGTCGGTGTTCGCCGGCGTCGGCGAGCGCACCCGTGAGGGCACCGACCTCCACCTCGAGATGGAGGAGATGGGCGTTCTCCAGGACACCGCCTTGGTGTTCGGTCAGATGGACGAGCCGCCGGGCACGCGTATGCGCGTCGCCTTGTCCGCGCTGACCATGGCGGAGTACTTCCGCGATGTGAAGCAGCAGGACGTGCTGCTGTTCATCGACAACATCTTCCGGTTCACCCAGGCCGGCTCGGAGGTCTCGACCCTCCTCGGCCGTATGCCGTCCGCGGTTGGCTACCAGCCAACCCTGGCCGACGAGATGGGCGAGCTGCAGGAGCGGATCACCTCGACCAAGGGGCGCTCGATCACCTCGCTGCAGGCGATCTACGTGCCTGCCGACGACTACACCGACCCGGCGCCTGCGACCACGTTCGCCCACCTCGATGCGACCACCGAGCTCTCGCGTCCGATCTCGCAGCTGGGTATCTACCCGGCTGTGGACCCGCTGACGTCGACCTCGCGCATCCTGGAGGCCTCGATCGTCGGTGACGAGCACTTCCGCGTCGCCAACGAGGTCAAGCGAATCCTGCAGAAGTACAAGGAACTCCAGGACATCATCGCCATTCTCGGTATGGACGAGCTGTCCGAAGAGGACAAGGTGACGGTGCAGCGCGCGCGTCGTATCCAGAAGTTCCTGGGTCAGAACTTCCTCGTCGCCGAGAAGTTCACCGGTCAGAAGGGTTCGGTCGTGCCGCTCGCCGACACCATCGAGGCGTTCGACCGGGTCGCGAAGGGTGAGTTCGATCACTTGCCCGAGCAGGCGTTCAACAGTTGCGGTGGACTCGACGACGTGGAGGCCGCCGCCGCCAAGATCGCCGGAAAGTAG
- a CDS encoding F0F1 ATP synthase subunit epsilon, translated as MADKSFHVEVVAADEKLYSGEATFVIAQTTSGELGVLANHEPLLGQLVPGGFVVIAEESGKRLSAAVQGGFLSVTGESVTILAESAQWADDIDAAAERSALESAEPGTEEYNRAHSRLAAAEHAAK; from the coding sequence ATGGCTGACAAGTCCTTCCACGTCGAGGTCGTCGCGGCCGACGAGAAGCTGTACTCGGGTGAAGCCACCTTCGTCATCGCCCAGACGACCTCGGGTGAGCTCGGTGTGCTGGCGAATCACGAACCTCTGCTGGGGCAGCTCGTCCCGGGCGGCTTCGTGGTGATCGCCGAGGAGAGTGGCAAGCGTCTGTCGGCGGCCGTGCAGGGCGGGTTTCTCTCGGTGACCGGTGAATCGGTGACCATACTCGCCGAGTCGGCGCAGTGGGCCGACGACATCGACGCCGCAGCCGAACGCTCGGCACTCGAGTCCGCCGAGCCGGGTACCGAGGAGTACAACCGTGCGCACTCCCGCCTCGCGGCGGCGGAGCACGCGGCCAAGTAA
- a CDS encoding DUF2550 domain-containing protein has translation MSWIALVLGVLLAVAVVVCGLLAYRLGQLRRTGTPVLLRELPADVDEGWRHGTVHYSDENLRYFRLSSLRPGPTRTLGRQSIEITRRRRPEGTESEILHGMVILELEPGADDAGRAYELAMAPGADTAFQSWLESRQSNRSQRRRSA, from the coding sequence GTGTCGTGGATCGCGTTGGTACTGGGCGTCCTGTTGGCGGTCGCCGTGGTGGTCTGCGGACTCCTCGCGTATCGGCTGGGGCAGTTGCGCAGGACCGGAACCCCGGTGCTGCTCAGAGAGCTGCCCGCAGACGTCGATGAGGGCTGGCGCCACGGCACGGTCCATTACAGCGACGAGAATCTCCGCTATTTCCGGCTCAGTTCGTTGCGCCCCGGACCGACCCGCACGCTGGGCAGGCAGTCCATCGAGATCACCCGCAGACGGCGACCCGAGGGCACCGAGTCCGAGATCCTGCACGGCATGGTGATCCTGGAACTCGAACCCGGCGCCGACGATGCCGGCCGAGCCTACGAGCTCGCCATGGCGCCGGGTGCCGACACCGCGTTCCAGTCGTGGCTGGAGTCACGACAGTCGAATCGGTCGCAGCGTCGTCGTAGTGCCTGA
- a CDS encoding cob(I)yrinic acid a,c-diamide adenosyltransferase translates to MAVHLTRIYTRTGDDGTTGLSDFSRVSKNDVRVAAYADCDEANAVIGTALALGGDVPADIVEVLRTVQNDLFDAGADLSTPVVAEPDYPPLRIEQDYIDALESWCDHYADGLPTLDSFILPGGTRLSALLHHARTVTRRAERSAWAAVEADPDTTSVLPAKYLNRLSDLLFILSRVANRAPHGEGDVKWSPGGERRRPPARGGHRGPDGDAARDS, encoded by the coding sequence ATGGCGGTACATCTCACGCGCATCTACACACGCACCGGCGACGACGGCACCACCGGACTCAGCGACTTCTCCCGGGTGTCCAAGAACGATGTCCGGGTGGCGGCCTACGCCGACTGTGACGAGGCCAACGCGGTCATCGGGACGGCGTTGGCCCTCGGTGGTGACGTGCCTGCCGACATCGTCGAGGTGCTGCGCACCGTCCAGAACGATCTCTTCGACGCCGGTGCGGATCTGTCCACCCCGGTGGTGGCGGAACCCGACTACCCACCACTGCGCATCGAGCAGGACTACATCGACGCGCTGGAGTCGTGGTGTGACCACTACGCCGACGGACTGCCGACACTCGATTCGTTCATCCTGCCGGGTGGCACCCGACTGAGTGCGCTGCTGCACCACGCACGCACGGTGACCAGGCGTGCCGAACGATCGGCCTGGGCCGCCGTCGAGGCGGACCCGGACACCACTAGCGTGCTGCCGGCGAAGTATCTGAACCGGCTGTCGGACCTGTTGTTCATTCTCTCGCGCGTCGCCAATCGCGCACCGCACGGCGAAGGCGACGTGAAATGGTCGCCCGGCGGCGAGCGCAGGCGGCCTCCCGCGCGTGGTGGCCATCGCGGGCCGGACGGGGACGCCGCGCGTGACAGCTAA
- the murA gene encoding UDP-N-acetylglucosamine 1-carboxyvinyltransferase, with protein MSDRFLVSGGGRLSGEVWVGGAKNSVLKLMAAALLAEGTTTLTNSPEIADVPLMADVLRGLGAVVTIDGDTVRIDAPAEPKYHADFDAVKQFRASVCVLGPLMARCRRAVVALPGGDAIGSRPLDMHQAGLRALGAHSSIEHGCVVAEADALIGAPVALEFPSVGATENILMAAVLADGVTTIDNAAREPEIVDLCVMLQQMGALIEGAGTSTLTVTGVDRLHPTTHRVVGDRIVGATWGIAAAMTRGDVTVRGVSPEHLQLVLNKLGDTGAHVDRFADGFRVRQDRRPIAVNVSTLPFPGFPTDLQPMAIGMAAIAEGMSVITENVFEARFRFVEEMVRLGADARTDGHHAVLRGIERLSSAPVWCSDIRAGAGLVLAGLVADGVTEVHDVEHIDRGYPRFVENLRSLGGKIERVGE; from the coding sequence GTGAGTGATCGTTTTCTGGTCTCCGGGGGAGGCCGCCTGTCCGGCGAGGTCTGGGTTGGCGGTGCCAAGAACAGTGTGCTGAAGCTGATGGCAGCAGCCCTGCTCGCAGAGGGCACCACGACGTTGACGAACTCACCTGAGATCGCCGACGTCCCCTTGATGGCCGATGTCCTGCGCGGCCTGGGCGCCGTGGTGACCATCGACGGCGACACGGTGCGGATCGACGCACCCGCCGAACCCAAGTACCACGCGGACTTCGATGCGGTGAAACAGTTCCGTGCATCGGTGTGTGTGCTCGGCCCCCTGATGGCCCGTTGCCGTCGTGCGGTCGTGGCACTCCCGGGCGGTGACGCCATCGGTTCTCGCCCGCTCGACATGCATCAGGCCGGTCTGCGCGCATTGGGCGCGCACAGTTCGATCGAACACGGATGTGTCGTGGCCGAGGCCGACGCTCTCATCGGCGCCCCGGTGGCTCTCGAGTTCCCGTCGGTGGGTGCGACCGAGAACATCCTGATGGCCGCGGTCCTCGCCGACGGCGTGACCACCATCGACAACGCCGCACGGGAACCCGAGATAGTCGACCTCTGCGTGATGCTCCAGCAGATGGGCGCGCTCATCGAGGGCGCGGGAACCTCGACCTTGACCGTGACCGGCGTCGACCGGTTGCATCCGACCACCCACCGCGTGGTCGGGGATCGGATCGTCGGCGCCACGTGGGGGATCGCGGCCGCGATGACGCGCGGTGACGTGACCGTGCGTGGCGTCTCGCCCGAGCATCTGCAGCTGGTCCTGAACAAGCTGGGGGACACCGGCGCGCACGTCGACCGGTTCGCCGACGGCTTCCGGGTTCGCCAGGACCGTCGCCCGATCGCCGTCAACGTGTCCACATTGCCGTTTCCCGGCTTTCCCACCGACCTGCAACCGATGGCGATCGGCATGGCCGCGATAGCCGAGGGGATGTCGGTGATCACCGAGAACGTCTTCGAGGCGCGATTCCGTTTCGTGGAGGAGATGGTTCGGCTGGGCGCCGACGCACGGACCGATGGTCATCATGCGGTACTCCGCGGGATCGAACGACTGTCGAGTGCACCGGTCTGGTGTTCGGACATCCGCGCAGGCGCAGGCCTCGTGCTGGCCGGTCTGGTAGCCGACGGGGTGACCGAGGTTCACGACGTCGAGCACATCGATCGCGGTTACCCGCGGTTCGTCGAGAACCTTCGCAGTCTCGGCGGCAAGATCGAGCGGGTCGGTGAGTGA
- a CDS encoding ArsR/SmtB family transcription factor has product MVAEGAEGPATGGGHGERADVDIAEWSTRFDLLSDPHRLEILIVLHRRPGIIVGDLATAVGRTETAVSQALRVLRHQGWVSSTRLGRSVSYRLDDDTVHELLHWMGAGHGHT; this is encoded by the coding sequence ATGGTGGCCGAGGGCGCGGAGGGCCCGGCGACCGGCGGTGGGCACGGTGAACGTGCCGATGTCGACATCGCGGAATGGTCCACGCGCTTCGATCTGCTGTCCGATCCGCACCGCCTCGAGATCCTGATCGTTCTGCACCGACGTCCCGGGATCATCGTCGGCGACCTCGCGACTGCCGTGGGGCGCACCGAAACCGCGGTCTCCCAGGCGCTTCGGGTACTGCGCCACCAGGGCTGGGTGAGTTCGACCCGCCTGGGCCGATCGGTCAGTTACCGACTCGACGACGACACCGTCCACGAACTGCTTCATTGGATGGGTGCAGGCCACGGCCACACGTAA
- a CDS encoding energy-coupling factor ABC transporter permease → MSTLTPSPVTSTVAMHMSDGIINAPVSALFGIIAFAGLAFCVWRARTDLDEKTVPMAGLVAAFIFAVQMINFPILPGVSGHLLGGALAAILVGPFTGALCIAIVLVVQALLFADGGVTALGANITNMALISTFVGYLVAVAGYRLIGRRVPSPGRLGVVAFVAALCGTVAAATGFVVEYALGGAATESLGTVAAYMWGTHALIGIGEGVITAVTVMAVVRARPDLVYLLRTRAPSSSESVGVAV, encoded by the coding sequence ATGTCCACGCTGACGCCTTCGCCGGTCACGTCGACCGTCGCCATGCACATGAGTGACGGCATCATCAACGCGCCGGTCTCGGCTCTCTTCGGAATCATCGCCTTCGCGGGTCTCGCGTTCTGTGTGTGGCGCGCCCGCACCGATCTCGACGAGAAGACCGTCCCGATGGCCGGACTCGTCGCGGCGTTCATCTTCGCGGTGCAGATGATCAACTTCCCGATCCTGCCCGGGGTCAGCGGGCACCTCCTCGGCGGAGCCTTGGCCGCGATCCTGGTCGGCCCGTTCACCGGCGCATTGTGTATTGCGATCGTCCTGGTGGTGCAGGCGTTGCTCTTCGCCGACGGCGGGGTCACCGCGCTGGGTGCCAACATCACGAACATGGCATTGATCTCCACCTTCGTGGGCTATCTGGTCGCGGTGGCAGGTTATCGCCTGATCGGGCGGCGCGTGCCGTCACCAGGCCGGCTGGGGGTGGTCGCATTCGTGGCAGCGCTCTGCGGGACTGTCGCCGCCGCAACGGGTTTTGTCGTCGAGTACGCGCTGGGGGGTGCCGCGACAGAATCGCTTGGCACTGTCGCGGCGTACATGTGGGGCACCCACGCCCTCATCGGTATCGGCGAGGGCGTCATCACCGCCGTCACGGTGATGGCGGTGGTCCGAGCGCGGCCCGATCTCGTCTATCTGCTCCGAACGCGCGCCCCGAGCAGTTCCGAGTCGGTCGGAGTGGCGGTATGA
- a CDS encoding PDGLE domain-containing protein, whose translation MSTTDDNRRRVSRRTFLAVFACAALIIAGVVSYAASSSPDGLDSATLRGCETVMVGGREQLTGDCIAQHATDHAMASSPLADYSLHGIGGTNGVAGVIGVAITLGLATGLFWLLAVRRRARADHEGADGGGR comes from the coding sequence ATGAGCACCACCGACGACAATCGACGGCGCGTGAGCCGACGGACCTTCCTCGCGGTGTTCGCCTGTGCGGCACTGATCATCGCCGGAGTCGTGTCGTATGCGGCGAGTTCCTCACCCGACGGACTGGACTCGGCCACCCTGCGCGGGTGCGAGACGGTGATGGTCGGTGGCCGCGAGCAACTCACCGGCGACTGCATCGCTCAGCACGCGACAGATCATGCGATGGCCTCGTCACCGCTGGCCGACTATTCGCTGCACGGGATCGGTGGTACCAACGGCGTCGCCGGTGTCATCGGGGTGGCCATCACGCTCGGGCTCGCGACGGGGCTGTTCTGGTTGCTCGCCGTCCGACGACGGGCCCGCGCCGACCACGAGGGCGCCGACGGCGGCGGGCGCTGA
- the cbiQ gene encoding cobalt ECF transporter T component CbiQ yields MGAGHAHPLYRGGDSPVHRAPTEVKLVCLIAFVFAVVATPREMFWPYLAFAAILVVVWRVARVPVGWIVPRMVIEAPFVILAVLLPFAEGGERVDVAGLSLSVSGVFAAWGIVVKGSLGVAASLTFAATTQARELPLALTRLGMPATLTPVIVMMLRYTDLLSAEIRRMHIARLARGDSPRMLHQAGAIAKGVGSLFLRSYERGERVHLAMMSRGFTGSIPEMPGVATAPRATRVQWAVVALPAIAAILISVIAWVTR; encoded by the coding sequence ATGGGCGCCGGTCATGCCCATCCGCTCTATCGAGGGGGCGACTCGCCGGTCCATCGGGCACCCACCGAGGTCAAGCTGGTCTGTCTGATCGCCTTCGTCTTCGCCGTCGTGGCCACTCCCCGTGAGATGTTCTGGCCGTATCTGGCGTTCGCCGCGATCCTGGTCGTCGTGTGGCGGGTTGCGCGCGTGCCGGTCGGATGGATCGTGCCGCGCATGGTGATCGAGGCGCCGTTCGTCATCCTGGCGGTACTGTTGCCGTTCGCCGAAGGGGGGGAACGGGTCGACGTGGCCGGGCTGTCGCTGTCGGTCTCGGGGGTGTTCGCGGCGTGGGGGATCGTCGTCAAGGGGTCGCTCGGGGTGGCCGCATCGCTGACGTTCGCCGCGACCACACAGGCGAGAGAGCTGCCATTGGCGCTGACGCGGCTGGGTATGCCGGCCACGCTCACCCCGGTGATCGTGATGATGCTCCGCTACACCGATCTGCTCTCGGCGGAGATCCGTCGGATGCACATCGCTCGGCTGGCCCGTGGCGATTCACCGCGGATGTTGCACCAGGCCGGGGCGATCGCCAAGGGCGTCGGATCGCTCTTCCTGAGGTCATACGAACGCGGAGAGCGAGTTCATCTCGCGATGATGTCGCGGGGGTTCACCGGTTCGATACCGGAGATGCCGGGAGTCGCGACGGCGCCGCGGGCGACCCGCGTTCAGTGGGCGGTCGTGGCGTTGCCGGCGATCGCGGCGATCCTGATTTCCGTGATCGCTTGGGTGACAAGGTGA
- a CDS encoding energy-coupling factor ABC transporter ATP-binding protein — protein MTDQSRSDECLAIEARGVRYTYPDGHPALEGVDLIVRRGERVALLGPNGAGKTTLMLQLNGVLLPTGGEVRINGVPVGKKTMREVRRQVGLVFQDPDDQLFMPTLAEDVAFGPANFGDAGLDLGARVTEALAAVGMTEHAGRSPHRLSGGQRRRGALATVLACRPDILVLDEPSANLDPVARRELADTLLGLDTTMLVVTHDLPYAAQLCDRAVIIDDGRVVADGPTRDILADADTLARHRLELPWGFDVGLMDHLSDRTGPGLPTG, from the coding sequence ATGACAGACCAGAGCCGATCGGACGAGTGCCTCGCGATCGAGGCCCGCGGCGTCCGGTACACGTATCCGGACGGACATCCAGCCCTCGAGGGAGTGGATCTGATCGTCCGCCGCGGCGAGCGGGTGGCGCTGCTCGGACCCAACGGCGCCGGCAAGACCACGCTGATGTTGCAACTGAACGGTGTGCTGCTGCCGACCGGGGGAGAGGTCCGGATCAACGGCGTCCCGGTCGGCAAGAAGACGATGCGTGAGGTCAGACGACAGGTGGGGCTGGTCTTCCAGGACCCCGACGATCAGCTGTTCATGCCCACCCTGGCCGAAGACGTGGCGTTCGGGCCCGCGAACTTCGGCGACGCCGGCCTCGATCTCGGTGCACGCGTGACGGAGGCACTCGCCGCGGTCGGGATGACCGAGCACGCCGGTCGCAGTCCGCACCGACTGTCCGGCGGGCAGCGGCGACGTGGAGCGCTGGCCACCGTACTCGCTTGCCGCCCGGACATTCTGGTCCTCGACGAGCCGTCGGCGAATCTCGATCCGGTCGCCCGCCGCGAGCTCGCCGACACCCTGCTCGGGCTCGACACCACGATGCTCGTGGTGACCCACGACCTACCCTATGCGGCGCAACTGTGCGACCGGGCCGTGATCATCGACGACGGGCGAGTGGTCGCCGACGGCCCGACCCGTGACATTCTCGCCGATGCCGACACCCTGGCGCGGCATCGACTCGAATTGCCGTGGGGTTTCGATGTCGGTCTGATGGACCACCTGTCCGATCGGACAGGGCCCGGCCTGCCAACAGGGTGA
- the mdo gene encoding NDMA-dependent methanol dehydrogenase (This methanol dehydrogenase is considered a nicotinoprotein, since its NADP cofactor remains is not dissociable, but instead remains permanently bound. A member of this family has been shown to act as a formaldehyde dismutase, able to convert two molecules of formaldehyde (plus one water molecule) into one of methanol and one of formate, with no net change in its redox state. More recently, it was shown in Mycobacterium smegmatis that this enzyme is critical to ethanol utilization, for which the biosynthesis of the cofactor-like electron carrier mycofactocin is also required.), whose translation MQVDELLKPFPIKEFHPFPRAMMGPGAHEMIGPEALKLGFKRTLVMTTGLRGSDTVHKIVESCKYHGLEVVLFDQVESNPKDYNVMDAVSLYNTEQCDSFISIGGGSAHDACKGARISVAHDGRSINEFEGFNKSENPKNPPHIAVSTTAGTGSETSWAYVITDTTTDPDKPHKYVAFDDASVTTLAIDDPVLYYDCPVAFTAQCGFDVLAHASEPYVSRLNFPPSMGNALHAVRLTARHLREATWNPTELAGREGMMYAQYIAAQAFNSGGLGIIHSISHAVSAFYDTHHGLNNAVALPRVWAFNMPVLYDRFADLAEAMGVDTHGMTKVQAADQALNAAIRLLRDVGIPEKFTDVTQDSHIKNRLGTGPTKFYENRKEISGAPESIDAITNHVLGDACTPGNPKECTFETVRPVVDHCFNGDLDDLIS comes from the coding sequence ATGCAGGTCGACGAACTACTGAAACCGTTTCCCATCAAGGAATTCCATCCGTTCCCGCGGGCCATGATGGGGCCCGGTGCGCACGAGATGATCGGTCCGGAGGCGCTCAAGCTCGGCTTCAAGCGCACGCTGGTGATGACCACCGGCCTGCGGGGCAGCGACACGGTCCACAAGATCGTCGAATCCTGTAAGTACCACGGCCTCGAGGTGGTCCTGTTCGATCAGGTCGAGTCGAATCCCAAGGACTACAACGTGATGGATGCGGTGTCGTTGTACAACACCGAGCAATGCGACTCGTTCATCTCCATCGGTGGCGGGTCTGCCCACGACGCCTGCAAGGGGGCACGGATCTCGGTTGCCCACGACGGTCGCAGCATCAACGAGTTCGAGGGATTCAACAAGAGCGAGAACCCGAAGAATCCGCCGCACATCGCGGTGTCGACCACTGCGGGTACCGGCTCGGAGACGTCGTGGGCCTACGTCATCACCGACACCACAACGGATCCCGACAAGCCGCACAAGTACGTCGCTTTCGACGATGCGTCCGTCACCACGCTCGCGATCGACGACCCGGTGCTCTATTACGACTGCCCGGTGGCCTTCACCGCGCAGTGCGGGTTCGATGTGCTGGCCCACGCGTCCGAGCCGTACGTGTCGCGGTTGAACTTCCCGCCGTCGATGGGTAACGCCCTGCACGCCGTTCGTCTCACCGCGCGACACCTCCGCGAGGCGACGTGGAACCCAACGGAACTGGCCGGCCGCGAAGGGATGATGTACGCGCAATACATTGCGGCGCAGGCATTCAACTCGGGCGGACTGGGGATCATCCACTCGATCAGCCACGCGGTGTCGGCGTTCTACGACACTCACCACGGACTCAACAACGCGGTCGCACTTCCACGCGTCTGGGCGTTCAACATGCCGGTCCTCTACGACCGATTCGCCGATCTCGCGGAGGCGATGGGGGTGGACACCCATGGGATGACGAAAGTGCAGGCCGCCGACCAGGCGTTGAATGCCGCGATCCGCCTGCTGCGTGATGTGGGTATCCCGGAGAAGTTCACCGACGTCACCCAGGACTCGCACATCAAGAACCGTCTCGGCACCGGCCCGACCAAGTTCTACGAGAACCGCAAGGAGATCTCCGGAGCTCCGGAATCGATCGATGCGATCACCAATCACGTCCTCGGTGACGCCTGCACGCCGGGCAACCCCAAGGAATGCACCTTCGAGACCGTTCGTCCTGTCGTCGATCACTGCTTCAACGGCGATCTCGACGACCTGATCTCGTAG